Sequence from the Curtobacterium sp. MCLR17_007 genome:
CTCCCGCCGCCTTCGGCCGGCACGTCGAGCGATCTCGGCGAGACTGAGCGGCGTGTTGTGCGACGTCGGCGTCCCGCGCCGCCGGCAACCTTGCCGCCCTCCCCGCGCCCCGGACGACGAAGGGGTCCGACGCCTGCGCGCCGGACCCCCTCAGGACGGGAGACTCACTCCCACTCGATCGTCCCCGGCGGCTTCGACGTGACGTCGAGCACGACCCGGTTGACGTCGCGCACCTCGTTCGTGATGCGGTTCGAGATCTTCGCGAGCACGTCGTACGGCAGGCGGGTCCAGTCCGCGGTCATGGCGTCCTCGGAGGACACCGGGCGCAGCACGATCGGGTGACCGTAGGTGCGGCCGTCGCCCTGCACGCCCACCGAGCGCACGTCGGCCAGCAGCACGACCGGGCACTGCCAGATCTCGTCGTCCAGGCCCGCGGCGGACAACTCGTTGCGGGCGATGGCGTCAGCGGCACGCAGGATCTCGAGGCGCTCTTTGTCGACCGACCCGACGATGCGGATGCCGAGGCCGGGTCCGGGGAACGGCTGGCGGCCGACGATGACCTCGGGCAGCCCGAGTTCGCGACCGACCGCGCGGACCTCGTCCTTGAACAGGGTGCGCAGCGGCTCGACCAGCTTGAAGGTCATGTCCTCGGGCAGCCCGCCCACGTTGTGGTGCGACTTGATGTTCGCCGTGCCCGATCCCCCGCCGGACTCGACGACGTCCGGGTAGAGCGTGCCCTGCACCAGGAACTCGACCTGGCCAGCGCCGTCCTCGGATGAGTCGGCGCGGGCTTCGAGGACGAGTGCCTCGGCAGCGGCCTCGAACGTGCGGATGAACTCGCGCCCGATGATCTTGCGCTTCTGCTCGGGGTCGCTGACGCCCGCGAGCGCGTCGAGGAACTGCTGCTCGGCGTCGACCGTGACGAGCCGGACACCGGTCGAGGCGACGTAGTCCTCTTCCACCTGCTTGCGCTCGTCGGCGCGGAGCAGTCCGTGGTCGACGAACACGCAGGTCAGCTGGTCGCCGACGGCCTTGTGCACCAGGGCCGCCGCGACGGCGGAGTCGACGCCACCCGACAGGCCGGCGATGACACGCGCGGAGCCGACCTGCTCGCGGATGCGGGCGACCTGCTCCTCGATCACGTTGTTCGAGTTCCAGTCGCCGGGCAGACCGGCGGCACGGTGCAGGAAGTTCTCGAGCACGGCCTGGCCGAACGCCGAGTGCTTGACCTCGGGGTGCCACTGCACGCCGTAGAGCTTGCGCTCGTCGGACGCGAAGGCGGCGACCGGCGTCGACGAGCTCGACGCGAGGACCTCGAACCCCTCGGGCGCGGCGGACACGGAGTCGCCGTGCGACATCCACGTGGTCTGCGACTCCGGCTGGCCACCGAGCAGCGTGCTGGAGGTGCCGGTCACGGTGACGTCCGTGGCGCCGTACTCCCGCAGGCCGGTGTTCGCGACCGTCCCGCCGAGGGCCGAGGCCATCGCCTGGAAGCCGTAGCAGATGCCGAGCACCGGGACGCCGAGCTCGAGGATCGCACCGTCGAGCGCGGGCGCGCCCTGCTCGTACACCGACGACGGACCACCGGACAGCACGATGGCGGCAGGGTCCTTCGCGCGGATCTCCTCAGCACTCATGGAGTGGGGAACGATCTCGCTGTAGACGTTGGCCTCGCGCACGCGGCGAGCGATGAGCTGCGCGTACTGGGCTCCGAAGTCGACGACGAGGACGGGACGCTGGTCGGTCTCGCTCACCGAGCGCTCTCTTTCTCCCGCGCCTGCTGCGCGGTCAGCTCGTGGTAGGTGGTCATGGCGGCCTTCTGCATGCGGTGCTCGACCACGAAGGACATGAACGGGATGATCCCGCCCAGGGCGATCAGCAGGAAGCGCGACGGCCGCCAGCGCATGATGCTCCACAGGCGGAAGTCCATGAAGAGGTAGACGACGTACAGCCAACCGTGCGCGATGAGGATCGCGATCGACAGGTTGAACGTGCCGGGGGCCTGGCCCGCCGTGCCGTTCGGGACGAAGAACGCACCGCCACCGAGCTGCATCTCGAGCTGGAGCGGCGTGTACTTGATGATCACCTCGATCACCAGGGCGAGCAGCAGCACACCGGTGATGTACGCGGAGATGCGGTACAGCCGCACCGCCCCCGGGATCTTCGGGATGTCGCGGGTGCGGACGGTCAGAGCCATGGCAACGATCCTACCGTCGGTCGGAACTCGCCCCGGCGGCGCTGTCAGCACCGTCAGGACCCGCTGCGGGGAAGCCGAGATCGGCCTGGTGACGCTCGTCTTCCTCGCGTTCCCAGGTGTCCTTCACGAAGCGCCACCACAGGAAGACGGCGAAGCCCGCGAAGACGACCCACTCGATCGCGTAGAACAGGTTGAGCCAGTCGAACTGGACCTCGCGCGTGGGGGCGCGGTCGGCGATGGTGCCGAGGTCGGCCTTCGCCGCGGTGGTGGCGTCGGCGACGACGTAGCCGCCGTACATCCGGTCGTCGAACGCCTTCCACGTGTTCACGAACCGTGCGGGCGCGACCGCCGAGTACTCCGACTGCTGGAAGGCGTCCTGGTCCGGGGACTCGGACGGGTAGTAGCGGCCCTGGACGGTGAGGTCCGCACCGTCCGTCAGGCGCTCGCCACCGGCGACGGCGGCTCCACGCTGGTCGGACCACCCGATGACGACCGGGAGGCTCGCTCCGGTGGTCGTGTCGACCATGTGTCCGACGGTCTGGTAGCGGCCACCGCCGCTGCGACCGGTCAGCACCGTCGTGTCGCCGGCCACGAACCGGCCCGTGACCGTCACCTTCTGCCCGGCGAGGCTGTCACCCACGCCGCGCTCCGGCTTCGAGACGTCGGAGAGGACCTGTCGCGTCTCGGTGGTGGCCGGAGCCGGCTTGCCGTTCTCGATGCTGCGCTCGAGCTGCCACTTGCCGAGGGCGGCGAACACCGCAGCGAGGACCAGCGCCAGCAGCAGCAGCGCGATCCACTTCGGTCGACGGGCAACGGCCCACATGCGTGTCAGTACTCCGGATCGCGTGCTCGGGCCGGGCGTTCGGGACGCTCGGCGGGGATCTCGACGGACGACGTCCCGCTGCTCACCGTCTCCGGCTCTGCCTCGGGGGTCGTCCCCGGTGCACCATTCTCGCGCTCGTCCCTGCCAGCCGCCTCCACGAGGGCGATCTCCTCGGCGAACCGACGGTCGCGTTCGGCTCGGCGAGCGGCTGCCGCTTCGGCCGCGGCTCGTTCACGGCCGCGGAGCTTGCGCACCCGCCCCGGACGGAGCACGAGGCGACCGATGCGGTCCGAGTTCGTCGCCAGGATCGGTCCCAGGACGGCCATGACCAGCACGTAGAGCCCGGCGAACGCGGTGATCCGTTCCTCGAGTCCGGCAGCCGCCGACAGCGTCGCGAGGATCAGCGCGAACTCACCGCGGTTCACCAGGATGACCGCGGTGTTGATGCCCTGCTGGGCCGAGAAGCCGTTCATCCGGGCGACGAGCTGGCCGGCGACGGCGTTCAGCACGACGGTCATGCCGATCGCACCGAGGACGGGCCACAGCACTTCGCCGAAGGTCGAGATGTCGAGGCCGAGCCCGAAGTTGACGAAGAAGAACGCGGCGAAGACGTCGCGCATCGGCAGTGCGAGCTGCTCGATGCGGTCGCGGTAGCGGGTCGCGCCGCAGAGCAGACCGATCACGAAGGCACCGATGGCGTCGGTCACGCCGAGCAGGTCCCCGATGCCACCGAACATGACTGCGAGCCCGAAGAAGAGCACCGTGAACAGCTCGTCGTCGCGGGTCGCGAAGATCTTCGAGACCTGCTTGCCACCCCAGCGCGCCAGGCTGAACATGACGATGAGGAAGCCGAACGCCAGCGCGAGCTTGCCGACCACGCCCCAGATGTTCGTGTCACCGGACAGCACGACCGACACGATCGCCAGGTAGATGGCGATGAAGACGTCCTCGATGACGGTCACACCGAGGATCATCGGGGTCTCGTCGTTCGCCAGACGCCGCAGCTCGATCAGCAGCTTCGTGACGATCGCGCTGGACGACGTCGCGGTCATGCCCGCGATGACCAGGGCTTCGCGGGTCCCCCAACCGAGCGAGAACCCGAAGGCGAACCCCACGGCCATGTTGATCGCGACGTAGGTGCCGCCCGACACCAGGAGCTTGCCGGCGTTGCCGTAGAACTCTTCCTGGTCGAACTCCAGCCCGAGGTTGAAGAGCAGCAGGATCAGGCCGAACGTCGCGATGAGCTCGATCGTGTGCGACTCGACGCTCAGCCCGATCCAGGGCGTGTGCGGGCTCGCGATGAGCCCCACGACCATGTAGATCGGGATCGCCGGCAGGCCGATGAGCTTGCCGAGCCGTCCGAGGACGTAGGCGATGAGGAACAGGCCGCCGATGGTGAGCAGCTCACCACCCAGGTGCATGCCGCTAGCTCCGGGGCGGCGCCTCGGCCGCAGCT
This genomic interval carries:
- a CDS encoding SURF1 family cytochrome oxidase biogenesis protein, encoding MWAVARRPKWIALLLLALVLAAVFAALGKWQLERSIENGKPAPATTETRQVLSDVSKPERGVGDSLAGQKVTVTGRFVAGDTTVLTGRSGGGRYQTVGHMVDTTTGASLPVVIGWSDQRGAAVAGGERLTDGADLTVQGRYYPSESPDQDAFQQSEYSAVAPARFVNTWKAFDDRMYGGYVVADATTAAKADLGTIADRAPTREVQFDWLNLFYAIEWVVFAGFAVFLWWRFVKDTWEREEDERHQADLGFPAAGPDGADSAAGASSDRR
- a CDS encoding cation:proton antiporter, giving the protein MHLGGELLTIGGLFLIAYVLGRLGKLIGLPAIPIYMVVGLIASPHTPWIGLSVESHTIELIATFGLILLLFNLGLEFDQEEFYGNAGKLLVSGGTYVAINMAVGFAFGFSLGWGTREALVIAGMTATSSSAIVTKLLIELRRLANDETPMILGVTVIEDVFIAIYLAIVSVVLSGDTNIWGVVGKLALAFGFLIVMFSLARWGGKQVSKIFATRDDELFTVLFFGLAVMFGGIGDLLGVTDAIGAFVIGLLCGATRYRDRIEQLALPMRDVFAAFFFVNFGLGLDISTFGEVLWPVLGAIGMTVVLNAVAGQLVARMNGFSAQQGINTAVILVNRGEFALILATLSAAAGLEERITAFAGLYVLVMAVLGPILATNSDRIGRLVLRPGRVRKLRGRERAAAEAAAARRAERDRRFAEEIALVEAAGRDERENGAPGTTPEAEPETVSSGTSSVEIPAERPERPARARDPEY
- a CDS encoding DUF3817 domain-containing protein — its product is MALTVRTRDIPKIPGAVRLYRISAYITGVLLLALVIEVIIKYTPLQLEMQLGGGAFFVPNGTAGQAPGTFNLSIAILIAHGWLYVVYLFMDFRLWSIMRWRPSRFLLIALGGIIPFMSFVVEHRMQKAAMTTYHELTAQQAREKESAR
- the guaA gene encoding glutamine-hydrolyzing GMP synthase, producing MSETDQRPVLVVDFGAQYAQLIARRVREANVYSEIVPHSMSAEEIRAKDPAAIVLSGGPSSVYEQGAPALDGAILELGVPVLGICYGFQAMASALGGTVANTGLREYGATDVTVTGTSSTLLGGQPESQTTWMSHGDSVSAAPEGFEVLASSSSTPVAAFASDERKLYGVQWHPEVKHSAFGQAVLENFLHRAAGLPGDWNSNNVIEEQVARIREQVGSARVIAGLSGGVDSAVAAALVHKAVGDQLTCVFVDHGLLRADERKQVEEDYVASTGVRLVTVDAEQQFLDALAGVSDPEQKRKIIGREFIRTFEAAAEALVLEARADSSEDGAGQVEFLVQGTLYPDVVESGGGSGTANIKSHHNVGGLPEDMTFKLVEPLRTLFKDEVRAVGRELGLPEVIVGRQPFPGPGLGIRIVGSVDKERLEILRAADAIARNELSAAGLDDEIWQCPVVLLADVRSVGVQGDGRTYGHPIVLRPVSSEDAMTADWTRLPYDVLAKISNRITNEVRDVNRVVLDVTSKPPGTIEWE